A section of the Peptoanaerobacter stomatis genome encodes:
- a CDS encoding cell division protein FtsA encodes MDINQNETFFALDIGTRSIMGILGEKDGDIIKIKNVAMELHKKRAMYDGQVHDIQAVADVAQIVKNRLEKESGVKLTDVAIAAAGRSLKTIHTNVIEEFEEETLIDSQIMKNIEIEVLQQAANILKENLNDNVSYYNVGHTVMTYKLDDYEIKNPNGHKGKKISLEIIATFLPKIVVEALDSVMHKIDLNISYMTLEPIVALEVAIPENVRLLNIAMVDIGAGTSDIAITKDGTIIGYSMTSTAGDEITEALSQKFLLDFDTAEIIKCNLCKSSEQSFTDIVGTQINMTTNEILEQIQDSIDLVAKNISDAILKTNGKSPSAVFLIGGGSQLPILNKLIADNLQLQESRVVVKSVENIQNIEYDTPILEGPQSITPVGILTCAIKNERKDFMEIKVNDKKIKLFRSADLKISDALILAGFNPRDLISRKGKSILVTINGDKKIFNGTYGEEAKINLNDQKANIDTNIHDGDTISIEPATSGQNAQVSIKDLISEKYIYINDDIVPYFCNIKINSIECKDYSTMLENGDEISYDILDSTDKIRQNMNIADDKQIFINGEFSKYDLSVEPNDKIKISDMPKEKETSDDVQSVKKSITVIYNGSMITIKSKRDKILFIDIFDNIDFDRSKPKGNLIMKHNGNTAELTSELRNGDRVEIFWEEKII; translated from the coding sequence ATGGACATTAATCAAAATGAAACTTTCTTTGCCTTGGACATAGGTACAAGAAGTATTATGGGAATTTTAGGCGAAAAAGATGGAGATATAATAAAAATAAAAAATGTAGCTATGGAACTGCATAAAAAGAGAGCTATGTATGACGGACAGGTACATGATATTCAAGCAGTGGCTGATGTAGCCCAGATAGTAAAAAACAGATTGGAAAAAGAAAGCGGAGTAAAACTTACAGATGTTGCGATTGCTGCGGCAGGACGTTCATTAAAAACAATACATACAAATGTTATTGAAGAATTTGAAGAAGAAACGTTAATTGATTCTCAAATAATGAAAAATATAGAAATAGAAGTATTACAGCAAGCAGCAAACATACTTAAAGAAAATTTGAATGACAATGTATCGTATTATAATGTCGGACATACAGTGATGACATATAAATTGGATGATTATGAGATTAAAAATCCTAATGGACATAAAGGTAAAAAAATTTCACTTGAAATAATAGCTACTTTCTTACCTAAAATAGTAGTTGAGGCATTGGATTCGGTAATGCACAAAATTGACTTGAACATATCGTATATGACATTGGAGCCTATAGTAGCATTAGAAGTTGCCATACCTGAAAATGTTAGACTTTTAAATATTGCAATGGTCGATATAGGTGCAGGCACATCAGATATAGCGATTACAAAAGACGGAACAATAATTGGATATTCAATGACATCTACAGCAGGCGATGAAATAACAGAAGCTCTATCTCAAAAATTCCTGTTAGATTTTGATACGGCTGAGATTATAAAATGCAATCTTTGTAAATCTTCAGAGCAATCTTTTACAGATATAGTCGGTACACAAATAAATATGACTACAAATGAAATATTGGAGCAAATTCAAGATTCTATAGATTTGGTTGCAAAAAATATATCAGATGCTATATTAAAAACTAATGGAAAATCTCCAAGTGCCGTCTTTTTGATAGGAGGAGGTTCTCAATTACCAATTCTTAACAAACTTATAGCAGACAATCTTCAATTACAAGAATCAAGAGTTGTGGTAAAATCTGTCGAAAACATTCAAAATATAGAATATGATACACCTATTTTAGAAGGACCGCAATCTATAACACCTGTAGGTATATTGACATGTGCAATAAAAAATGAGAGAAAAGATTTTATGGAGATAAAAGTGAATGATAAGAAGATCAAGCTATTTAGATCAGCAGATCTTAAAATAAGTGATGCGCTGATATTGGCGGGTTTTAATCCGAGAGATTTAATATCAAGAAAAGGAAAATCAATACTTGTAACTATAAATGGAGATAAAAAAATATTTAACGGAACTTATGGTGAAGAAGCTAAAATAAATTTAAATGATCAAAAAGCAAATATTGACACAAATATACATGATGGAGATACAATATCAATAGAGCCTGCTACTTCAGGTCAAAATGCACAAGTTTCAATAAAAGATTTGATAAGTGAAAAGTATATATATATAAATGATGATATAGTTCCTTATTTTTGCAATATAAAGATAAACTCAATAGAATGTAAAGATTATTCTACAATGCTTGAAAATGGAGATGAAATAAGTTATGACATTTTGGATAGTACAGATAAAATAAGACAAAATATGAATATAGCGGATGACAAGCAAATTTTTATAAACGGAGAATTTTCAAAATATGATTTAAGTGTAGAACCTAATGATAAAATAAAAATATCCGATATGCCGAAAGAAAAAGAAACTTCAGATGATGTACAGTCTGTTAAAAAGAGTATAACGGTCATATATAACGGTTCTATGATAACAATTAAATCAAAAAGAGATAAGATATTGTTTATAGATATATTTGACAATATAGATTTTGATCGCTCTAAGCCGAAAGGTAATCTAATTATGAAACATAACGGTAATACAGCAGAGCTTACAAGCGAACTTAGAAATGGTGACAGAGTGGAAATTTTTTGGGAAGAAAAAATAATATAA
- the lexA gene encoding transcriptional repressor LexA produces MKKELNANEARTYEYIKWYLSENGFSPSISDIETSLDLKSTSTVHRILKSLEEKNYINRQSNKNRSITLVDGVDEYDYKNNITLLPLIEYRNMDFDVFDKENIQDYIPIPNNWISQGDFFITKANDDSMIDAGIYNSDLLIVQKIQTLRNGEIAVALINDRNLTVKRFYMEKQDRIRLQPENSNYDAIYFKNIRILGRVKKCIRSFF; encoded by the coding sequence ATGAAAAAAGAGCTTAATGCCAATGAAGCACGAACATATGAATATATAAAATGGTATTTATCTGAAAATGGATTTTCCCCATCTATATCAGACATAGAGACATCTCTTGATTTGAAATCTACTTCTACTGTACACAGGATATTGAAATCGTTGGAAGAAAAAAATTATATTAATAGGCAGTCTAATAAGAACAGATCGATAACGCTTGTGGATGGAGTTGACGAATATGATTATAAGAATAATATAACCTTGCTTCCTCTTATAGAATATAGAAATATGGATTTTGATGTATTTGATAAAGAAAATATACAGGATTACATACCTATACCCAATAATTGGATAAGTCAGGGAGATTTTTTTATAACAAAAGCCAATGATGATTCAATGATAGATGCAGGTATATATAATTCAGACTTGCTTATAGTACAAAAAATTCAAACACTTAGAAATGGCGAAATAGCGGTAGCTTTAATTAACGATAGAAATTTAACAGTAAAAAGATTTTATATGGAAAAGCAAGACAGAATAAGACTCCAACCGGAAAATTCAAATTATGACGCAATATATTTTAAAAACATAAGAATACTTGGAAGAGTGAAAAAATGTATTAGAAGTTTTTTTTGA
- a CDS encoding polyphosphate polymerase domain-containing protein, protein MKNTNIFKRVEQKYLITKQEQKILLDAMKEHMQEDEHGRSTVISIYFDTQNNLLIRRSMQKPAYKEKLRIRSYGIATHDSKIFIELKKKYKSVVYKRRISMPEKEAMDYLINGNRPDKNSQILNEIDYFIKINEGITSKMYISCDREAYFDMEDDNFRITFDTNIMWRQDKLSLCERPYGTQILKDGMVLMEMKSVNGLPLWMTDILTKNHIYKTSFSKYGNAYKMAKEIKDMKILILKAS, encoded by the coding sequence ATGAAAAACACAAATATATTCAAACGTGTAGAACAAAAATATTTAATAACAAAGCAGGAGCAAAAAATTTTATTAGATGCTATGAAAGAACATATGCAAGAAGATGAACACGGAAGAAGTACAGTAATCAGTATATATTTTGATACACAAAACAATCTGCTTATAAGACGTTCAATGCAAAAGCCTGCATACAAAGAAAAACTCAGAATTCGCTCATACGGTATTGCTACACATGACAGCAAAATATTTATAGAACTCAAGAAAAAATATAAATCAGTCGTATATAAAAGAAGAATATCAATGCCTGAAAAAGAAGCTATGGATTATCTTATAAACGGTAATAGGCCTGACAAAAACAGTCAAATATTAAACGAAATTGACTATTTTATAAAAATAAACGAAGGTATCACATCTAAAATGTATATATCTTGTGATAGAGAAGCATATTTTGATATGGAAGATGACAATTTCAGAATAACATTTGATACAAACATAATGTGGAGACAAGATAAGTTGTCCTTATGTGAGCGCCCTTACGGAACACAGATTCTAAAAGATGGTATGGTGCTTATGGAAATGAAATCAGTAAACGGTCTTCCTTTATGGATGACAGACATACTTACAAAAAATCATATATATAAAACATCTTTTTCAAAATATGGAAATGCCTACAAAATGGCAAAAGAAATAAAAGATATGAAAATATTGATATTAAAAGCATCTTAA
- a CDS encoding DUF4956 domain-containing protein: MNMAIFTGVFEDASTTATTVGITGFMTCLISALIIGLIIALTYKYKNKYSKNFVTTLALMPAMVCVVIMMVNGNVGAGVAVAGAFSLVRFRSVAGTSTEIGAIFLAMGSGLMTGMGYIGYAAVFTIVICMMQIIYNHIGIGSKKYAALDKTLRIAIPEDLEYTGSLDDLFQEYTTSCQMTNVKTTDMGSLFKLTYNITLKTENIEKEFIDKLRCRNGNLEISISQQENNINEL; encoded by the coding sequence ATGAATATGGCTATTTTCACAGGAGTATTTGAAGATGCTTCGACAACTGCAACAACAGTTGGAATAACAGGTTTTATGACTTGTTTAATATCTGCACTCATAATAGGACTTATAATAGCACTGACATACAAATATAAAAATAAATATTCTAAAAATTTCGTCACAACATTAGCTCTTATGCCAGCTATGGTTTGTGTAGTAATAATGATGGTAAACGGAAATGTAGGTGCCGGTGTTGCAGTGGCAGGTGCATTTTCATTAGTAAGATTTAGAAGTGTTGCAGGAACTTCAACAGAAATAGGTGCAATATTTTTAGCAATGGGTAGCGGACTTATGACAGGTATGGGATATATAGGTTATGCAGCAGTATTTACAATAGTTATATGTATGATGCAAATAATATATAACCATATAGGAATAGGCTCAAAAAAATATGCAGCCTTGGACAAAACGTTAAGAATAGCAATACCTGAAGACCTTGAATACACAGGCTCATTGGATGACTTGTTCCAAGAATACACTACAAGTTGCCAAATGACAAATGTAAAAACTACAGATATGGGAAGCCTATTCAAATTAACTTACAATATAACTTTAAAAACAGAAAATATAGAAAAAGAATTTATAGATAAACTTCGTTGCAGAAACGGAAACTTGGAAATATCAATATCACAACAAGAAAATAATATAAATGAATTATAA
- a CDS encoding carbohydrate-binding domain-containing protein, whose translation MKRKLATLILTAVLAMNTIACSATAKASSTTVTNTTTSQTTSQTTSNNSTAIDALDSANLFSKKDKEIEYDEKTSKNIKLNNESVTISEEGTYILSGTITNGQVIVDAPKEAKITLVLDSVSINNDTSAAIYVKQADKVFITLAKNSINTLSNKSEFVAIDDNNIDGVIFSKDDLTLNGQGKLIINANYGNGIVSKDDLVIKNGDYEITAANHGLQGKDNVKISDGNITIKATKDAIHSENSDDTSLGYVYIGGGNLNLTSSSDAIDSSSIVQIDNGTINITADDDGIHSDGRLIINGGKINILQSNEGLEGEKVDITGGEINVISKDDGLNATSGSSTTNTQTQNNSQSSESTQKQSKKDRLSPPQYGQMLNSSNRPEPPQDGQMPPHMGGGMDEVQENAYINITGGTITIKAGGDGVDSNGNITISGGTTYVYGPTNDGNGSLDYNGAATISSGTFVTAGSSGMAQNFGNDSTQGSILLNLSSSKNEGTKVTVTNSSGKAILTFTPQTKYNSLLISSPDIKQGEQYTITAGDETQTVEMTSNI comes from the coding sequence ATGAAAAGAAAATTAGCAACACTAATATTAACAGCCGTATTGGCAATGAATACGATAGCTTGCTCAGCAACTGCAAAAGCATCTTCAACAACTGTTACAAATACAACAACTTCACAAACTACTTCTCAAACAACTTCCAACAATAGCACTGCAATAGACGCACTCGACTCTGCAAATCTATTTTCTAAAAAAGACAAGGAAATAGAATATGACGAAAAAACAAGCAAAAATATAAAATTAAATAATGAATCTGTAACCATCAGTGAAGAAGGCACATATATATTATCAGGAACAATAACAAACGGACAAGTTATAGTAGATGCACCAAAAGAAGCAAAGATAACATTAGTTCTTGACTCTGTATCTATAAACAATGACACATCAGCAGCTATTTATGTAAAACAAGCTGATAAAGTATTCATAACTCTGGCAAAAAACAGTATAAATACACTGTCAAATAAAAGCGAATTTGTAGCAATAGATGATAACAATATAGACGGTGTAATCTTCTCTAAAGACGACCTTACACTTAACGGTCAAGGCAAGCTAATAATAAATGCCAATTATGGAAATGGCATAGTATCTAAAGATGATTTGGTAATAAAAAACGGTGATTATGAAATAACAGCAGCTAATCACGGTTTACAAGGAAAAGACAACGTAAAAATATCAGATGGAAATATAACTATAAAAGCAACTAAAGATGCAATACATTCAGAAAACAGTGATGATACATCACTTGGATATGTATATATAGGCGGTGGAAATCTGAATCTCACATCAAGCAGTGATGCAATAGACTCATCAAGTATAGTACAAATAGACAATGGAACGATTAATATAACAGCCGATGATGATGGTATACATTCAGACGGAAGACTAATTATAAATGGTGGAAAAATAAATATATTACAAAGCAACGAAGGATTAGAAGGAGAAAAAGTTGATATTACAGGAGGAGAAATAAATGTAATATCTAAAGATGACGGATTAAATGCAACAAGTGGAAGCAGTACAACAAATACTCAAACTCAAAATAATTCACAGTCATCAGAAAGTACGCAAAAACAAAGCAAAAAAGACAGACTATCTCCACCACAATACGGTCAAATGCTAAATTCATCAAACAGACCTGAACCTCCACAAGATGGACAAATGCCTCCACATATGGGAGGAGGAATGGACGAAGTTCAAGAAAACGCATATATAAATATAACAGGTGGAACAATAACTATAAAAGCCGGAGGTGACGGTGTAGACTCTAACGGAAATATCACCATAAGTGGAGGAACAACATATGTTTATGGACCTACTAATGATGGAAACGGCTCATTAGATTATAATGGAGCAGCAACAATATCAAGTGGAACATTCGTAACAGCAGGTTCATCAGGTATGGCTCAAAATTTTGGAAATGATTCAACACAAGGTTCAATTTTATTAAATTTATCTTCAAGCAAAAATGAAGGAACAAAAGTTACAGTTACAAACTCATCAGGAAAAGCCATACTGACATTCACACCTCAAACAAAATACAACTCACTGCTAATAAGCTCACCTGATATAAAACAAGGAGAACAATATACAATAACAGCAGGAGATGAAACTCAAACCGTTGAAATGACAAGTAATATATAG
- a CDS encoding helix-turn-helix domain-containing protein yields MHKISIEEAKKISEMRNTIKDKKEDKRLHAIQLRGQGKSNKEIAEKLDTSIKVVNNWICKYVKEGIEGLLSKGQKGNHRNLTFEQEEEMLKKFEEKGKKGQIITVKEIEEEYVKIVGHSIGTAQIYYVLKRHGWRKVMPRSRHPKKANQEVIEASKKLTVWQKSY; encoded by the coding sequence ATGCATAAAATTAGTATAGAAGAAGCGAAAAAAATAAGCGAAATGAGAAATACAATTAAAGATAAAAAAGAAGATAAAAGACTACATGCTATACAATTAAGAGGACAAGGGAAAAGTAATAAAGAAATAGCTGAAAAACTTGATACCTCAATTAAAGTAGTAAATAACTGGATATGCAAATACGTAAAAGAAGGAATAGAAGGACTTTTAAGCAAGGGGCAAAAAGGAAATCATAGAAATCTAACATTTGAGCAAGAAGAAGAAATGTTAAAAAAATTTGAAGAAAAAGGCAAAAAAGGACAGATAATAACAGTCAAAGAAATAGAAGAAGAATATGTAAAAATAGTAGGACATAGTATAGGAACAGCACAAATATACTATGTTCTAAAAAGACATGGGTGGAGAAAAGTAATGCCAAGAAGTAGACATCCGAAGAAAGCAAATCAAGAGGTAATAGAAGCCTCAAAAAAATTAACAGTATGGCAGAAGAGTTATTAA
- a CDS encoding IS630 family transposase — MAEELLNVYPDKIVRIMFQDEAGFGRISKPKYCWCTKDVRAEVPCHHIREYKYAYGAVEPQTGENFFLVMPYCDTNNMNVFLEELSKEYKEDIILLVCDGAIWHKSKTLKIPQNIKITHIPPYTPEMNPIEQIWKQIRQMGFKNEVFRTLNEVVDRLCDTINLLTKDMVKSITRREWIKSIA; from the coding sequence ATGGCAGAAGAGTTATTAAACGTTTACCCTGATAAAATAGTAAGAATAATGTTTCAAGATGAAGCAGGTTTTGGAAGGATAAGCAAACCAAAGTATTGTTGGTGCACAAAGGATGTAAGAGCGGAGGTACCATGTCATCACATAAGAGAATATAAATACGCATATGGAGCAGTAGAACCACAAACAGGAGAAAACTTCTTTTTAGTAATGCCATACTGTGATACAAATAATATGAACGTATTTTTAGAAGAATTATCGAAAGAATATAAAGAAGATATAATATTATTAGTATGTGATGGGGCAATATGGCACAAATCAAAGACATTAAAAATACCTCAAAACATAAAGATAACACATATACCACCATATACACCAGAGATGAATCCCATAGAGCAAATATGGAAACAAATTCGTCAGATGGGATTCAAAAATGAAGTATTTAGAACACTAAATGAAGTAGTAGACAGATTATGTGACACAATAAATTTATTAACAAAAGATATGGTAAAAAGTATCACAAGAAGAGAGTGGATAAAATCCATAGCTTAA
- a CDS encoding valine--tRNA ligase: MQNLEKKYTPKDFEEKIYKKWEDGGYFKCKVTDTDKVYSIVLPPPNITGQLHMGHALDHTLQDILIRFKRMQGYDTLWQPGTDHASIATEVKVVEKIKKEEGKTKEEIGREEFLKRAWDWKEEFGGKIVEQMKKLGDSCDWSRERFTMDEGCNKAVNEFFVRLYEKGYIYKGNRIINWCPDCKTSLSDAEVDHEESSGHFYHINYKIENSDRVVEIATTRPETMLGDTAVAVNPNDDRYKDIVGKNVILPILNRIIPVIADDYVDMEFGTGVVKITPCHDPNDFEVGLRHNLEQILVMNEDGSMNENAGKYQGMDRYECRKQILKDLEDLGQLVKIEDHSHNVGHCYRCHTVVEPMTSKQWFVKMDELAKPAIEALKNGELNLVPNRFDKIYLNWLENIRDWCISRQLWWGHQIPAYYCEECNHMQVSETKVEKCEKCGSKNIKQDEDVLDTWFSSALWPLSTLGWVENSKEFNHFFPTNTLVTGYDIIFFWVIRMVFSSLFITDKVPFKDVFIHGLVRDSQGRKMSKSLGNGIDPLQVIDEYGADALRFTLATGNSPGNDMRYYEERVIASRNFANKIWNSARFILMNLDEDVALSDKDIENNLEISDKWILSRANTVAREMTQNLDKYELGIAVNKVYDFAWNEFCDWYIEIVKPRLYNSENKISKQAALFTLKSVLEDILKLLHPFMPFITEEIWGHLNPDTMIIVSDWCVYDESRNYPQEEQVMDNIINSITKMRNARANMNIPPSKKAKLYISMQDDSKKELFEKGIEYFIAVGGTTEVIFEDESKLPSDTIKVITEFANLYIPTGELIDFEKELQRLEKEKEKLISEIDRVVKKLANEGFIAKAPQKLIDEEKAKKEKFEKMLEEVNASIEKIK, translated from the coding sequence ATGCAAAATTTAGAAAAAAAATATACACCGAAAGATTTTGAAGAAAAGATATATAAAAAATGGGAAGACGGAGGTTATTTTAAATGTAAGGTAACAGACACAGATAAGGTTTATTCGATAGTGCTTCCTCCACCTAATATCACAGGTCAGCTTCATATGGGCCATGCGCTTGACCATACACTTCAAGATATACTCATAAGATTTAAAAGAATGCAAGGTTATGATACATTGTGGCAACCCGGTACAGACCACGCATCTATAGCTACAGAAGTAAAAGTGGTTGAGAAAATAAAAAAAGAAGAAGGAAAAACTAAAGAAGAAATAGGCAGAGAAGAGTTTTTGAAAAGAGCATGGGACTGGAAAGAAGAGTTTGGCGGCAAAATAGTTGAGCAGATGAAAAAGCTCGGTGATTCTTGCGACTGGTCGAGAGAAAGATTTACAATGGACGAGGGTTGTAATAAAGCTGTCAATGAATTTTTTGTAAGATTATATGAAAAAGGTTATATATATAAAGGCAATAGAATAATAAATTGGTGTCCGGATTGCAAAACTTCACTTTCAGATGCTGAAGTGGATCATGAAGAGTCATCAGGGCATTTTTATCATATAAACTATAAGATAGAAAATTCTGATAGAGTGGTGGAGATAGCTACAACAAGACCTGAAACTATGCTTGGTGATACAGCTGTTGCCGTAAATCCAAATGATGACAGATACAAAGATATAGTAGGCAAGAATGTTATTCTGCCTATATTAAATAGAATTATACCAGTAATAGCTGATGATTATGTTGATATGGAGTTCGGTACAGGTGTAGTGAAAATTACGCCTTGCCATGATCCTAACGATTTTGAGGTAGGATTGAGACATAATTTAGAACAAATACTCGTAATGAATGAAGACGGCAGTATGAATGAAAATGCCGGAAAATATCAAGGTATGGACAGATATGAATGTAGAAAACAGATATTAAAAGACCTTGAAGATTTAGGACAATTAGTTAAGATAGAAGATCATTCACACAATGTAGGACATTGTTACAGATGTCATACAGTTGTAGAACCTATGACATCGAAACAATGGTTCGTAAAAATGGATGAGCTTGCCAAACCGGCAATAGAAGCATTAAAAAATGGTGAGCTTAATTTAGTGCCGAACAGATTTGATAAAATATATTTGAATTGGCTTGAAAATATAAGAGATTGGTGCATATCAAGACAACTTTGGTGGGGACATCAAATACCTGCATATTACTGTGAAGAATGTAATCATATGCAAGTATCGGAAACTAAGGTAGAAAAATGCGAAAAATGCGGTTCAAAAAATATAAAACAGGACGAGGATGTACTTGATACTTGGTTTTCATCAGCTCTATGGCCTTTATCAACACTCGGTTGGGTTGAAAATTCCAAAGAGTTTAATCATTTCTTCCCTACAAATACACTTGTTACAGGCTATGATATAATATTCTTTTGGGTTATAAGAATGGTGTTTTCATCTCTTTTTATAACAGACAAAGTACCGTTTAAAGATGTGTTTATACATGGACTTGTAAGAGATTCACAGGGCAGAAAGATGAGTAAATCTCTTGGAAATGGTATAGATCCTCTTCAAGTAATAGATGAATACGGAGCTGATGCACTAAGATTTACACTTGCAACAGGAAATAGCCCCGGAAATGATATGAGATATTATGAAGAAAGAGTTATAGCTTCAAGAAACTTTGCCAATAAAATATGGAACAGTGCAAGATTTATCCTTATGAATTTAGATGAAGATGTGGCATTGTCAGATAAAGATATAGAAAACAACTTAGAAATTTCTGATAAATGGATATTGTCAAGGGCAAATACGGTAGCAAGAGAAATGACACAGAATTTGGATAAATATGAGCTTGGCATAGCTGTAAACAAGGTGTATGATTTTGCATGGAACGAGTTTTGTGATTGGTATATAGAGATAGTGAAACCAAGACTATATAACAGTGAAAATAAAATTTCAAAGCAAGCCGCACTTTTCACATTGAAATCCGTTCTGGAAGATATATTAAAATTACTTCATCCGTTTATGCCGTTTATCACAGAGGAGATATGGGGGCATTTGAATCCTGATACAATGATTATAGTATCAGATTGGTGTGTTTATGATGAAAGCAGAAATTATCCTCAAGAAGAACAAGTTATGGACAACATAATAAATTCTATAACTAAGATGAGAAACGCCAGAGCAAATATGAATATACCTCCATCAAAAAAAGCAAAACTATATATTTCTATGCAGGATGATAGTAAAAAAGAATTGTTTGAAAAAGGAATAGAATATTTTATTGCAGTTGGAGGAACAACAGAGGTTATATTTGAAGATGAAAGCAAACTTCCAAGCGATACTATAAAAGTGATAACAGAATTTGCAAATCTATATATACCTACAGGCGAGTTAATAGACTTTGAAAAAGAGCTTCAAAGATTGGAAAAAGAAAAAGAAAAACTCATAAGCGAGATAGACAGAGTGGTAAAAAAACTTGCCAACGAAGGATTTATTGCAAAAGCACCTCAAAAATTGATAGATGAAGAGAAAGCAAAAAAAGAAAAATTTGAAAAAATGCTCGAAGAAGTAAATGCAAGCATTGAAAAAATAAAATAG
- a CDS encoding nucleoside phosphorylase — protein sequence MAIYKNSIPILEYDDNEKSVIMPNRAGLYSFPKYAVFAFLGDEIEKFAKKMSLEQIGEFISITKIYPIYIFKYKEKDICLCQAPVGASASVQILDFLIGYGAEKIISSGSCGTLTDIEENVFLIPVEALRDEGTSYHYLPPKRTICANKNAVAAIERAFLKNKISYQKCKTWSTDGFYRETKDMVEYRKQEGFGVVEMECSALMACAEFRKAEFGQILFTADTLANIDNHNDRNWGAGSISLALKLCFDAVVEL from the coding sequence ATGGCAATTTATAAAAATTCTATTCCTATATTGGAGTATGATGATAACGAAAAATCAGTTATTATGCCAAATAGAGCAGGCTTATACAGTTTTCCTAAATATGCAGTATTTGCATTTCTTGGAGATGAAATAGAAAAATTTGCAAAGAAAATGAGTTTAGAGCAAATTGGAGAGTTTATAAGTATAACAAAGATATATCCCATATATATATTCAAATACAAAGAAAAAGATATTTGTTTGTGTCAGGCACCGGTAGGAGCATCAGCGTCAGTACAGATACTGGATTTTTTAATAGGATATGGAGCTGAAAAAATAATTTCGTCAGGTTCTTGTGGGACGTTAACAGATATTGAAGAAAATGTATTTTTGATTCCTGTTGAAGCATTAAGAGATGAAGGTACGTCATATCATTATTTACCACCAAAAAGGACAATATGTGCAAATAAGAACGCAGTAGCAGCGATTGAAAGAGCATTTTTGAAAAATAAAATATCATATCAAAAATGTAAAACTTGGAGTACAGACGGATTTTACAGAGAAACTAAAGATATGGTTGAATATAGAAAACAAGAAGGGTTTGGCGTAGTAGAAATGGAATGTTCAGCTCTTATGGCTTGTGCAGAATTTAGAAAAGCTGAATTCGGTCAAATATTGTTTACAGCAGATACATTGGCAAATATAGACAATCACAATGATAGAAATTGGGGAGCAGGCAGTATTTCTTTAGCGTTAAAATTATGTTTTGATGCAGTTGTTGAACTATAG